AGGCCCTCACATCCCGGGGGCTCCTGACCGATAGTGGGAGGGAGCGGCCAACTGGTCAATTTCCCAGCCTGCGGAGCGCACGCCTGGATGAGACCCCGGCCGACGTCCCGATTGGAAAGCCATACTGATGAGCATCTTCGAAGACAGGGTCGACGCCGGCCGGCAACTGGGAAGGCGGCTCGCGGACCTGCGGGGCCAGGACATCGTGGTCCTCGGTCTGCCCCGCGGCGGAGTCCCTGTCGCCTTCGAAGTCGCCGCCGCCCTCGACGCGCCGCTGGACGTGATCGTGGTGCGGAAGCTGGGTCTTCCGTACCAGCCGGAGCTCGCCATGGGCGCCATCGGCGAGGGTGGCGCCCGGGTGCTCGAAGAACACGTGCTGGCCCAGGCCCGGGTCAGTGACGCTGAGCTGCAGGCCGTCGAAGACCACGAACGCGCCGTGCTGGAGAACAGGGTGGCCCGTTTCCGGAAGGGCCGGACCCGGCAGGATCTCACCGGGCGCATCGCGGTGATCGTCGACGACGGGATCGCCACCGGATCCACCGCCAGGGTCGCCTGCCGGATCGCCCGGAAGCTCGGCGCCGCCAGGGTCATCCTGGCCGTTCCGGTCGCCCCTGCCGACACTCTCAGGAGCCTGACCGAGCCCGACGAAGTCGTCTGCCTCGCCACGCCGCACCAGTTCTCCGCGGTTGGCTACCACTACCGCGATTTCTCCCCCACCGAAGACGACGAGGTGGTCCAACTCCTCGACGCCGCGGCCAAGCGCCTGCAGAACTCGCCGCAGACGTCCCGGAAGCCGGCCGCGGCCAGCGCGCAGGACGCCGCCGAGTTCGATGAGGAGGTCGAAATCCCGTCACGC
This DNA window, taken from Pseudarthrobacter sp. ATCC 49987, encodes the following:
- a CDS encoding phosphoribosyltransferase codes for the protein MSIFEDRVDAGRQLGRRLADLRGQDIVVLGLPRGGVPVAFEVAAALDAPLDVIVVRKLGLPYQPELAMGAIGEGGARVLEEHVLAQARVSDAELQAVEDHERAVLENRVARFRKGRTRQDLTGRIAVIVDDGIATGSTARVACRIARKLGAARVILAVPVAPADTLRSLTEPDEVVCLATPHQFSAVGYHYRDFSPTEDDEVVQLLDAAAKRLQNSPQTSRKPAAASAQDAAEFDEEVEIPSRGVRLQGQLHLPVPARAVVLFAHGSGSSRHSPRNRYVAGVLQQAGLGTLLLDLLTPAEERNRANVFDIELLARRLSSATDWLATRQDTSSCAIGYFGASTGAGAALWAASEPTARIDAVVSRGGRPDLAGPRLSAVRAPTLLIVGSYDYEVLELNRKAKSMMRCPNQLAVVQGATHLFEEPGTLAAAAILARDWFVDYLLQAETNPQE